The proteins below come from a single Streptomyces sp. SS1-1 genomic window:
- the murQ gene encoding N-acetylmuramic acid 6-phosphate etherase produces the protein MTSTADTTPGHGQLRAQLATMATEEYRPELADIDSMSTLDIARLMNGEDAIVTKAVEAQLPRIATAIDAIAERMARGGRLIYAGAGTAGRLGVLDASECPPTFNTDPSQVVGLIAGGPSAVVKAVEGAEDSEEFARQDLDQLVLSADDIVVGISASGRTPYAVEAVRYARTGGALTVGLSCNPDSALAAAAEHGIEVVVGPEVITGSTRLKAGTAQKLVLNMLSTITMVRIGKTYGNLMVDLRASNEKLRARSHRIVELATEASDNAIEQALAATDGEVKNAILSLLGSVDGPTAARLLEDAHGHLRKALEAAAA, from the coding sequence ATGACTTCCACCGCTGACACCACCCCCGGACATGGCCAACTGCGCGCGCAGCTGGCCACCATGGCCACAGAGGAGTATCGGCCCGAGCTGGCCGATATCGACAGTATGTCCACCCTGGACATCGCACGGCTCATGAACGGCGAGGACGCCATCGTCACCAAAGCCGTCGAGGCTCAGCTGCCTCGGATCGCCACCGCTATCGATGCCATAGCCGAGCGAATGGCCCGTGGCGGCCGGCTGATCTATGCGGGTGCCGGCACGGCTGGGCGCTTGGGTGTACTGGACGCCTCCGAGTGCCCGCCCACCTTCAACACCGACCCCTCCCAGGTCGTCGGTCTCATCGCGGGCGGCCCGTCCGCCGTGGTCAAGGCCGTGGAGGGGGCGGAGGACTCCGAGGAATTTGCCCGGCAGGACCTGGACCAGCTGGTGCTCAGCGCGGACGACATCGTGGTCGGCATTTCCGCCTCGGGGCGCACACCGTACGCCGTTGAAGCGGTCAGGTACGCGCGCACCGGAGGAGCACTCACCGTAGGCCTGTCGTGCAATCCGGACAGCGCACTGGCGGCAGCCGCCGAGCACGGCATTGAGGTTGTGGTAGGCCCTGAGGTGATCACTGGCTCCACCCGCCTGAAGGCGGGGACAGCCCAAAAGCTCGTTCTCAACATGCTTTCCACCATCACCATGGTCAGAATCGGCAAGACCTACGGGAACCTGATGGTCGACCTCCGTGCCTCGAACGAGAAGCTCAGGGCACGCTCGCACCGCATTGTCGAGCTGGCGACCGAGGCGTCTGACAACGCGATCGAGCAGGCTCTCGCCGCCACCGATGGTGAGGTCAAGAACGCCATCCTCTCCTTGCTTGGCTCCGTTGACGGCCCGACCGCCGCACGTCTCCTGGAGGACGCCCACGGGCATCTGCGAAAGGCCCTCGAGGCCGCCGCCGCGTAA